The Hahella sp. HNIBRBA332 genome window below encodes:
- a CDS encoding AraC family transcriptional regulator — protein MNSETSIKRTVISREGVGTTASILTRNDLFIGKFVTDHPTLILVRRGKKTLLTGDRRVELLPGDAVAIAAGAACDVENETDGGQFEADWIVCARSLIRKIEPDFPKHKRVQGIVSMQGLGREFILAFERGLQAIREPKVIPELIAVHRACELLHWLANTGYVFRSDERADVQRKVRLLIGAEPDRKWTSQDIAGLLAMSEATFRRKLAKEGQTFSEILVDVRMSLALSLLQSTNASVSSIAYQVGYESASRFSVRFKKRFGFSPMVIREEPRPRST, from the coding sequence ATGAACTCAGAGACTTCTATCAAACGGACAGTGATCTCCAGAGAAGGCGTTGGAACCACGGCGTCCATCCTGACGCGAAATGATTTATTCATAGGCAAATTCGTCACCGATCACCCAACGCTTATCTTGGTGAGACGCGGGAAAAAGACTTTGCTCACAGGTGACCGACGCGTAGAGCTGCTTCCAGGCGACGCCGTCGCCATCGCGGCAGGCGCCGCCTGTGATGTCGAGAATGAAACAGATGGCGGTCAGTTTGAGGCCGACTGGATTGTTTGCGCTCGGTCGCTCATTCGCAAAATAGAGCCTGATTTTCCTAAGCACAAAAGAGTGCAAGGCATCGTTTCCATGCAAGGGCTGGGAAGAGAGTTCATCCTCGCCTTCGAACGCGGCCTCCAAGCCATCAGAGAACCGAAGGTAATCCCAGAGCTCATCGCGGTACATCGTGCATGCGAGCTTCTACACTGGTTGGCGAACACAGGATATGTATTCAGATCTGATGAGCGTGCGGATGTTCAGCGAAAAGTGCGTCTGCTTATCGGCGCGGAGCCGGACAGGAAGTGGACTTCGCAAGACATTGCCGGATTGCTGGCCATGAGTGAGGCGACGTTTCGGCGCAAGCTCGCCAAAGAGGGACAAACCTTCAGCGAGATTCTTGTGGATGTTCGAATGTCACTGGCTTTGTCATTGTTACAGTCAACTAACGCGTCAGTTTCCAGTATTGCGTATCAAGTTGGGTATGAATCTGCTTCGCGATTCTCAGTAAGGTTCAAGAAGCGATTCGGCTTTTCGCCCATGGTCATCCGAGAAGAGCCAAGACCGAGAAGCACCTGA
- a CDS encoding glutathione S-transferase family protein: MLTVHHLGRSQSERIVWLCEELGIDYELRCYKRRMDNKMAPPEYISLHPLGAAPVITDGDLVLGESGAIIEYLVEMHGSGCMTIKPGMPGYTDYLYWLHFANGTFQAQILRMLSLERVDASDNNAPLTMAKERFQLMLSMMEKKLGESDYLAGDTLTAADIMIIFSLTTMRLFKPYDLSQCPNILAYLQRIGERPAYRRAMQKAEPGLTPVLGAESPIIVH, encoded by the coding sequence ATGCTGACCGTTCACCACTTAGGCCGATCCCAGTCGGAGAGAATCGTCTGGCTTTGCGAGGAACTTGGCATCGACTACGAACTGAGATGCTATAAGCGCCGGATGGATAACAAAATGGCTCCGCCGGAATATATAAGTCTACATCCTCTTGGCGCAGCGCCGGTCATTACTGACGGTGACCTTGTGCTTGGCGAGTCCGGGGCCATCATAGAATATCTGGTGGAGATGCACGGCAGTGGTTGCATGACGATTAAGCCAGGAATGCCCGGCTACACTGACTATCTTTACTGGCTCCACTTCGCCAATGGGACGTTTCAGGCGCAGATACTAAGAATGCTATCGCTTGAGCGCGTCGACGCCTCGGACAACAACGCCCCTCTGACAATGGCGAAAGAGCGTTTTCAGTTGATGCTATCCATGATGGAAAAGAAACTCGGCGAGTCAGACTATCTTGCCGGAGACACGCTGACCGCAGCAGATATCATGATCATCTTCTCGCTCACCACGATGAGACTGTTTAAACCCTACGACCTGTCGCAATGCCCGAATATCTTGGCCTACCTGCAACGCATCGGCGAACGACCTGCATACCGGCGAGCCATGCAAAAAGCAGAGCCTGGCTTAACTCCGGTACTGGGCGCCGAATCGCCAATAATTGTGCATTAA
- a CDS encoding IS256 family transposase: MNQKELEAFAREAAKSLKTEKDLNEFRQMLTKATVEAALNAELDVHLGYEKHQSSNSDNSRNGYSSKTLRTEDGQFEVNTPRDRQGSFEPLLVKKQQTRFTTMDDKILSLYAKGMSTREIVATFKEMYGADVSPTLISKVTDAVIEQVVEWQSRPLDAVYPIVYLDCIVVKIRQDKQVINKAIYLALGVDLEGHKELLGMWISETEGAKFWLNVLTELQNRGVKDILIACVDGLKGFPEAINTVYPQTRIQLCIVHMVRNAVKYVPWKDYKPVTTDLKRIYQSATEEEALSELDRFAERWDEKYPQISRSWRLHWENLNTLFRYPEDIRRAIYTTNAIESLNSVIRKVIKKRKLFPTDDSARKVVYLAIMAASKKWTMPIRNWKSALNRFMIEFEDRLTEYL, from the coding sequence ATGAACCAGAAAGAATTAGAAGCATTTGCCCGTGAGGCAGCCAAATCTCTGAAAACAGAAAAGGATCTCAACGAGTTCCGTCAGATGCTCACCAAGGCGACCGTGGAAGCCGCGCTCAATGCAGAGCTGGATGTGCATCTGGGGTACGAGAAACATCAATCTTCAAATTCAGACAATAGCCGTAACGGCTATTCCAGCAAGACCCTCCGTACCGAGGACGGTCAGTTTGAAGTTAATACTCCCAGAGATCGTCAGGGCAGCTTTGAGCCTCTACTGGTCAAGAAGCAGCAGACCCGTTTCACCACCATGGATGACAAGATTCTCAGCCTCTACGCCAAAGGCATGAGCACCCGAGAGATCGTGGCTACCTTCAAGGAAATGTATGGTGCGGATGTTTCTCCCACCTTAATCTCCAAAGTGACGGATGCCGTGATTGAGCAGGTGGTGGAATGGCAGTCTCGTCCTCTGGATGCGGTTTATCCCATCGTATACCTGGACTGTATTGTGGTGAAGATCCGCCAGGACAAGCAGGTGATCAACAAGGCGATCTATCTTGCCTTGGGAGTGGATCTGGAAGGTCACAAAGAACTGTTAGGGATGTGGATCTCTGAAACCGAAGGGGCGAAGTTCTGGCTTAATGTGCTGACCGAGTTACAGAACCGGGGCGTGAAGGACATTCTGATCGCCTGTGTGGATGGTCTGAAGGGTTTCCCCGAAGCGATCAATACCGTGTATCCCCAAACCCGGATACAGCTCTGTATCGTGCACATGGTGCGCAATGCGGTGAAGTATGTGCCGTGGAAAGACTATAAGCCGGTGACGACAGATCTGAAGCGAATCTACCAATCGGCCACCGAGGAGGAAGCCCTCTCAGAGCTGGACAGGTTTGCCGAACGATGGGATGAGAAATATCCCCAGATCAGCCGATCCTGGCGGCTTCACTGGGAGAACCTCAACACTCTGTTCCGCTACCCGGAAGACATTCGCAGGGCCATCTACACGACCAATGCCATTGAGTCCCTTAACAGCGTCATTAGGAAAGTGATCAAGAAACGGAAGCTGTTCCCCACGGATGATTCCGCGAGAAAGGTGGTGTATCTGGCGATCATGGCTGCGTCGAAGAAATGGACGATGCCGATCAGGAATTGGAAGTCAGCGCTGAACCGATTTATGATCGAGTTCGAAGATCGCTTAACAGAGTATCTTTAA
- a CDS encoding ion transporter — translation MRKAARAARARLEPIVLGSKTLTGRLFDYAVQALIVVSLICFSIETLPNISTKTKEWLRLIEIFSVALFTFEYILRAWVTQPTRKYIFSFFGIIDFLAIAPFYLTMGLDLRVIRAFRLLRLVRVLKLARYSQAAKRFHYAFLIAKEELILFSSLTLILIYLAGVGIYYFENPVQPEAFQSIFHSLWWAVATLTTVGYGDIYPLTAGGKIFTFFVLTIGLGIVAIPAGIIASALGKAREMESKD, via the coding sequence ATGCGTAAAGCTGCCCGTGCTGCTAGAGCCAGACTGGAACCTATTGTGCTTGGCAGCAAAACTCTTACAGGCCGCCTTTTTGATTATGCTGTACAAGCATTAATAGTGGTTTCACTGATCTGCTTCTCGATTGAAACACTCCCGAATATTTCTACTAAAACTAAGGAATGGCTAAGATTAATTGAGATTTTCTCGGTAGCTTTGTTCACTTTTGAATATATTCTCCGGGCCTGGGTAACTCAGCCGACCAGAAAGTATATTTTCTCCTTCTTTGGAATTATCGATTTTCTGGCTATAGCCCCATTTTATTTAACTATGGGGCTCGACTTGAGGGTTATAAGAGCTTTTAGGCTATTGCGTCTTGTGCGCGTTCTAAAATTGGCGAGATACAGCCAAGCCGCTAAAAGATTTCATTATGCATTCTTAATAGCAAAAGAAGAGTTGATACTATTTTCCTCGCTCACTCTAATCTTGATTTATCTAGCCGGAGTTGGGATTTATTACTTTGAAAACCCTGTTCAACCCGAAGCCTTCCAGTCGATATTTCATAGTTTGTGGTGGGCTGTAGCCACACTAACCACGGTGGGATATGGAGATATCTATCCGCTCACAGCAGGCGGAAAGATATTTACATTTTTTGTTCTGACAATCGGCTTAGGTATCGTGGCGATTCCAGCCGGAATCATTGCTTCAGCGCTGGGGAAGGCGAGAGAAATGGAGAGCAAAGACTGA